A window of the Citrus sinensis cultivar Valencia sweet orange chromosome 9, DVS_A1.0, whole genome shotgun sequence genome harbors these coding sequences:
- the LOC102624866 gene encoding pentatricopeptide repeat-containing protein At5g57250, mitochondrial: MFMTRSFSSSSPCNHPKTSSFQTLIKRGFTPTLNSINKFLLWLSQNKRFNFVIHFFSQLNSNHIKPNSQTHSTFAWALLKLHKFEEAYHFLYTQVTKTSFPHQSRFFDSLIQGFFIKRNDPEKALLVLKDCLRNHGTLPSSFTFCSLVYSFCSQGNMSRAVEVLELMSDENVKYPFDNFVCSSVVSGFCKIGKPELAIGFFENAISLGALKPNVVSYTSLVIALCMLGRVNEVNELFVRMESEGLKFDVVFYSCWICGYFREGMLLEAFCKHRQMVDKGIKPDTVSYTILLDGFSKEGTIEKAVGILNKMIEDRLRPNLITYTAIIFGFCKKGKLEEAFTVFKKVEDLGLVADEFVYATLIDGVCRRGDLDCAFRLLEDMEKKGIKPSIVTYNTIINGLCKVGRTSDAEEVSKGILGDVVTYSTLLHGYIEEDNVNGILETKQRLEEAGIQMDIVMCNILIKALFMVGALEDARALYQAMPEMNLVANSVTFSTMIDGYCKLGRIEEALEIFDELRRMSISSVACYNCIINGLCKSGMVDMATEVFIELNEKGLSLYVGMHKIILQATFAKGGVGGVLNFVYRIENLRSEIYDIICNDVISFLCKRGSSEVASELYMFMRKRGSFVTDQSYYSILKGLDNGGKKWLIGPLLSMFVKENGLVEPMISKYLVQYLCLNDVTNALLFIKNMKEISSTVTIPVNVLKKLIKAGRVLDVYKLVMGAEDSLPCMDVVDYSTIVAALCREGYVNKALDLCAFARNKGITLNIVTYNTVIHSLCRQGCFVEAFRLFDSLERIDMVPSEVSYAILIYNLCKEGQLLDAKKLFDRMVLKGFKPSTRIYNSFIDGYCKFGQLEEAFKFLHDLKINCLEPDKFTVSSVINGFCQKGDMEGALGFFLDFNMKGVSPDFLGFLYLVKGLCTKGRIEEARSILREMLQSKSVLELINRVDIEVESESVLNFLISLCEQGSILEAIAILDEIGYMLFPTQRFGTDRAIETQNKLDECESLNAVASVASLSNQQTDSDVLGRSNYHNVEKISKFHDFNFCYSKVASFCSKGELQKANKLMKEMLSSFKEDS; this comes from the coding sequence ATGTTTATGACTCGTTCTTTCTCATCGTCTTCTCCTTGTAATCATCCCAAAACATCATCGTTTCAAACATTAATCAAAAGAGGCTTCACTCCCACTCTCAATTCCATCAACAAGTTCCTTCTCTGGCTCtctcaaaacaaaagattcaattttgtaattcaCTTCTTCTCCCAACTAAACTCCAACCATATCAAGCCCAACTCTCAAACTCACTCAACCTTCGCTTGGGCTCTCCTCAAATTGCATAAATTTGAAGAAGCATATCATTTTTTGTATACCCAGGTGACAAAGACTTCGTTTCCCCACCAAAGTCGCTTTTTTGattctctaattcaaggtttttttatcaaaagaaATGACCCAGAAAAGGCATTGCTCGTCTTGAAAGACTGCTTGAGGAATCACGGCACATTGCCCTCTTCTTTTACGTTTTGTTCATTGGTATATAGCTTTTGCTCTCAAGGTAATATGAGTAGGGCAGTCGAGGTTTTGGAATTGATGAGTGATGAGAATGTTAAGTACccttttgataattttgtttgtaGCTCAGTGGTTTCTGGTTTTTGTAAGATTGGTAAACCTGAGCTTGCTATTGGGTTTTTTGAGAATGCTATAAGTTTGGGAGCTTTAAAGCCTAATGTTGTCAGTTACACTTCACTTGTCATCGCTCTCTGCATGTTGGGTAGAGTTAATGAGGTTAATGAGTTGTTTGTGAGGATGGAGAGTGAAGGATTGAAATTTGATGTCGTTTTCTATAGTTGTTGGATTTGTGGGTACTTTAGGGAAGGGATGTTGTTGGAGGCATTTTGTAAGCATAGACAAATGGTGGATAAAGGAATAAAACCTGATACTGTTAGCTATACCATACTTCTAGATGGGTTTTCAAAGGAAGGAACTATTGAAAAGGCAGTCGGAATTCTGAATAAGATGATAGAAGACAGGTTGAGACCAAATTTGATTACTTATACTGCAATCATATTTGGTTTTTGCAAGAAAGGGAAATTGGAGGAGGCATTCACTGTGTTCAAGAAAGTTGAAGATTTAGGACTTGTAGCAGATGAGTTTGTTTATGCTACTTTGATTGATGGCGTTTGTAGGAGAGGAGATTTAGATTGTGCATTTCGTCTTCTGGAAGACATGGAGAAGAAGGGAATTAAGCCAAGCATTGTTActtataatactattattaatgGATTGTGCAAGGTTGGTAGGACATCAGACGCGGAGGAAGTCTCAAAAGGGATTCTTGGAGATGTTGTCACATACAGTACATTGTTACATGGGTATATTGAAGAAGACAATGTGAATGGGATTTTGGAAACAAAACAGAGATTGGAAGAAGCGGGGATTCAAATGGATATTGTCATGTGTAACATACTTATCAAAGCACTGTTCATGGTGGGTGCACTGGAGGATGCTCGTGCTCTTTACCAGGCAATGCCAGAAATGAATTTGGTTGCAAATTCTGTTACCTTTAGTACAATGATTGATGGCTACTGTAAATTAGGTAGAATTGAGGAGGCACTTGAGATATTTGATGAATTGAGGAGGATGTCAATTTCTTCTGTTGCATGCTACAACTGCATTATTAATGGTCTATGCAAGAGTGGAATGGTGGATATGGCAACTGAGGTATTTATTGAGCTCAATGAGAAAGGATTGTCTTTGTATGTAGGTATGCATAAGATAATACTACAGGCAACCTTCGCAAAAGGAGGAGTGGGAGGAGTCTTGAATTTTGTTTACAGAATTGAGAACTTAAGATCGGAAATATACGATATTATATGTAATGACGTGATTAGTTTCCTGTGCAAGAGAGGTTCCTCTGAAGTTGCTAGTGAATTATACATGTTTATGAGGAAGAGAGGGTCGTTTGTGACAGATCAGTCTTATTATTCTATATTGAAGGGACTTGATAATGGAGGCAAAAAGTGGCTGATTGGGCCTTTATTAAGTATGTTTGTGAAAGAAAATGGCCTAGTCGAACCAATGATCAGCAAGTATTTAGTACAATACTTGTGTCTGAATGATGTGACTAATGCCCTGCTGTTTATCAAGAATATGAAAGAGATTTCTTCAACTGTCACTATTCCTGTCAATGTTCTCAAGAAACTTATTAAGGCTGGTAGAGTGTTGGATGTGTATAAACTTGTCATGGGAGCTGAAGATAGTTTACCTTGTATGGATGTTGTTGATTATTCAACCATAGTTGCTGCACTCTGCAGGGAAGGATATGTCAATAAGGCGTTAGATCTCTGTGCTTTTGCTAGAAATAAGGGGATCACTCTTAACATTGTCACTTATAATACAGTTATACACAGCTTATGCCGCCAGGGATGTTTTGTGGAAGCATTTCGGCTATTTGATTCGTTAGAAAGAATCGATATGGTTCCTTCCGAAGTCTCATATGCCATATTGATTTACAATTTATGTAAAGAAGGACAATTGCTAGATGCCAAGAAATTGTTTGATAGGATGGTCCTCAAAGGCTTTAAACCTAGTACACGTATTTATAACTCATTTATAGATGGTTATTGCAAGTTTGGTCAATTGGAAGAAGCCTTCAAATTTCTGCATGATTTGAAGATAAACTGCCTTGAGCCTGACAAATTCACAGTTAGTTCAGTCATAAATGGTTTTTGCCAGAAGGGCGACATGGAAGGGGCTCTTGGATTCTTTTTGGATTTCAATATGAAAGGTGTATCACCTGATTTCTTGGGTTTTCTGTATTTGGTTAAAGGTCTTTGTACGAAGGGAAGGATTGAAGAGGCTAGAAGCATCTTAAGAGAAATGCTGCAGTCAAAATCTGTTCTTGAACTGATAAACAGAGTTGATATCGAAGTTGAATCAGAGTCAGTTTTAAACTTTCTTATCTCTTTATGTGAGCAAGGAAGTATACTAGAAGCTATTGCTATCCTTGATGAAATTGGATACATGCTTTTCCCTACTCAGAGATTTGGCACCGATCGTGCAATAGAAACTCAAAACAAGCTTGATGAATGTGAATCTCTCAATGCAGTTGCCTCAGTAGCTTCACTTTCCAATCAACAAACTGATTCAGATGTGTTGGGGAGGTCCAACTACCATAATGTGgaaaaaatatctaaatttcaTGACTTTAACTTTTGTTACTCCAAAGTTGCGTCATTCTGTTCAAAGGGAGAGCTGCAGAAGGCAAATAAGTTAATGAAGGAAATGCTTTCTAGTTTCAAAGAAGATTCCTAG